The DNA window TAATTTTCTCCACCTCAGCAGATTTCACAGCAGCCCTGATCTCAACTGCAAGCTCTTCTCCTGCAGACATAAGCTCGCCCACAACCTCTCCGTACCTCCTGAGTATCAGCATCTCTCCCTCTCTGACAAGCAACAGCGGTTCCGGATGTATGCTCAGCCCCATGAAGTCGACAAAGCCTGGCTTGAAGTCAATGATTGCCCTGCCCTCTCTTTCTCCATCCATGCCCGCTCTTCCTCCCCATCCAAGGTCAGCCTCTTCCCCTCTCTCAGGAATGGATTTCCTGACCTTTGGCAGTCTTGCAAGCAGGTTTCTGGCAGCCTCCTCCTCTCCGTGAACGATGTATATCCTCCTCGGATAGTAGTCCATCCCCTCAACAAAGCCAACCAGCCCATCCTCATCTGCGTGGGCTGAGAATGCACTAACATTCACAACATTGCACCTCACATCCACCTCATCACCATTCACGTACACAAGCTTATTTCCATCAACTATCTGCCTGCCAAGTGTCCCCTCCGCCTGATAGCCAACAAACAGGACTGTTGAGTTCTCATCCTGCAATATGTAAGGCAGGTGGTTCAGGACTCTCCCTCCCTCAAGCATTCCGGATGCTGAGAGGATTATGCACGGCTCATTACTCTTAGCCAGCTCCCTGCTCCTGTTGTATGTTGTTACATACTCAAGCCCCTCAAACTCTATCGGGTTTTTCCCCCTCAGGAACAGCTCGTAAAACTCTTTTCTGAGCATGTTGCTGTAGCTTTTGTAGATATCCGTTACTCTGCTGCCAAGCGGTGTGTCGAGATAAACCTTTACCCTGATTTTGTCCCTGAGATTCCTCAGAACATACAGGACCTCCTGCGCCCTTCCAACGGCAAACACTGGAATCAATACTTTACCACCGGCCTTTATCGTGTCGCTTATCACAGCCTTCATGGTTTCCACAGCTTTTGCCCTGTCCTCATGCCTTCTGTTCCCGTATGTTGACTCCATTATCAGCACATCCGCCTCTTTTGGTGGGGTGGGAGGGTTCATGAGTGGAGAGGTGCCTGAACCTATGTCTCCAGTATAGCAGATTTGCAACCCGTTGATTCTGAGCAGTGTGACTGCAGAGCCAAGGATGTGGCCCGCATCGAGGAAGCTGAGCTTCACATCCTGCAGCCTTACGGGTTTGTTGTAGGGATAGGCGTCGAAATGAGACATCACCTCAACAACATCCCTCTCATCAAAAAGGGGCGGGATGTTGCTTTTTTCGTACTCCTCCTTCATAATTTTTGCAGAATCAAGCAAGAGCAGCTCGGCTATCGCCCTTGTTGCGGTTGTTGTTACAACCCTCCCCCTGAACCCCCTGAGGTAGAGGTAGGGGATCAGCCCTGAGTGGTCGATGTGGGCGTGGCTGAGTATAATGTAGTCAATCTCGGATGGATCGAATGGGATGTGTTTTTCCCGCTCCACAGAATCAACTCCCTGCCTCATTCCACAGTCCAGCAGGATCTTCGTTTTACCCGTATCAAGCAGGTGCATCGATCCGGTGACTTCCCTGCATGCTCCCAGAAATCTGATTTTAACCACACTCACCACCTCTTTACCTCATACTCCTCGCTACCTATCCCCAATCTCATCTCTCAACCCAATATCTTCCCGGCATCTTTATGGCTTTGTGGGAGCCATATCCACATGCATCCAGAACATCCAGGCATACATCCAGCATGGCTGAAAAGAACAAAAACAAAGCTAAACAACCACAAACTCTCCCTTTCCAAAGCTTGTTTTAGCCCCTATACCCCTAAGCTCGGCGATGGCAAGGCATTCGTAGAAAATCTCCGGCGGTTTTTCTGCAAACTCAACCTGCACCTTTGCCCCGGCAGGAATTGCCATGTCCTTCATAATCCTGTTCTTTCCCCCGTTTGGTGTCACCTTTCTGTGGAGCGACAAAACCGTTCTGGGGGGCAGGCATTCCTTCTTAACCCCCACAAATGGATCCTCATAGCTTTCATAATCCGGGTGGAAGTGCCTTCCGGCATTCTTCACCCCCGTGAGGATAGTCTCTCCCGTAAGCTCCCCGATGAAGTCGGAGATGAAGTGAAGGGTTAGCCTGTCCTTTCTTTCCAGCTCTCTTTCCAGCTCTCTTGCCCTCCTCCTGATATCCTCCAGCCTTATCATCCTGTAGTTCAGCCTGTCAATCCTGAAGTGCCCCTTCCCCTTTCCGCTCCTCCTCCCCAGCTTCAGCCCGTTCTCCTCTATCAGCTCCATTACTGCAACAAATTCCTCAGCATAATCCTCCCCCCTCCTCATATTAAGTACAGCCTTAAACCTGTAGCTGTATCCGCGCGTAACCGCTTCAAGTCTGAAGGCCGACGTTTTTCCGGTCTTTCTGTCAACCCTCGTCTGGATGATTGTGCCTTTTCTGGTAGGATGCTTTAAAACCTGGCCGCATGTGCTGCACTTAAAGTTCTGAAACTTCTCAGCCACAAAGGGTAGAAGGAGTCCTCCGTCAGCATGAAGGGGAATTGCATCCTTGAAGTAGATTAGCGCTGCATTCTCGTCCAAAAAGCTCTTGCTCAATCCAGCATTAACATGCAGGAGTTCATACCCAACACTCCCCCTTATGTGCTGTCCCTGCGGATAGGGGTGGGTGGTGGAAAGTCCGTGTTTCTTGAAACCAGTTCCAAGGTGGTACTCGGTGATGTTGGTGATCACACCCTCAGCCACAAGAGCCACCTTCATACCTCTCTCCTCACGTTGCCCTCGCCTTTACCTCGCCTGCTTTTTTACTTCCCTGCTACAGCCTGCTACAGCTTTTCAAGGATGTTTCTGGCCTGCTTGAGGAAGTCCGTCCACTCCCTCTCCTGAATACTGAAATCTACCTTCACCCTTCCTCTTCCTCTCGTAACCCATCCCCCAATTCCGAACTCCTCTATTGCCTTCAATCCAGCAACAATTAATTCCTTATCCCTCGGCTTCGGATCCACAACCCTTATTTTCCCCGTGAACACCGCTCCCTCCTCGATCTCCTCAATTTTGAGGGTGTTCGACACCACCCCATCCTCCCTGCTGATTCTGAGGTGCACTGATGGATGGACAATCTCCTTGTAAGATCTCTCAGAGACAAGGTCATCAATAATTGCTCTCCCCTTCTTCCCCAGAGATCCAAAGAGATCGCAGAGAACACATCTCCCGCATGGCTTTGCATCCTTCATCCCGGTATCACATACATTCTCGCCGTTCTCCCTCAGAATTCTCTCCAGATACCCCCTCAAAGCACCGTATATGGGGATTGCAACTCTCCCGTCCCCTGTTATTCTTGCAAGCTTTATATCTGCCTTCCTGTCCATTTTAATTTCTCCTGTCACTGCTGGCAAGGTTGTTGTGGCCTTTATATCGAACACCAGATACTTATTCACACCATCACCCCCTACTCTCAAAAATACTCCTCACCATTATTTAAATAGTTTGCGTATATGTGTATAGTATCCTAAAGTCTTTGGATTCACTCTCCTTTGCAGCGTTATAGTGGTGAGCGAACCCGTCGATACGTTAGAATGTGGATTCATATCATCGTCTTCATCCTCTTTTGCAACCTCAGTGATGGTAGGAAGCTTCCAGAAAGCACAATTCTGTGGACTCGTATCATTGTCCTATCTCCCTTTGCAATTCTTGTGTATGAAGCAGCATACGACATCATAGAGTGGATTCGTATCATCATCCTCATCTCCCTCTGCAACCCCTA is part of the Ferroglobus placidus DSM 10642 genome and encodes:
- the cas14 gene encoding type VII CRISPR-associated protein Cas14, with protein sequence MVKIRFLGACREVTGSMHLLDTGKTKILLDCGMRQGVDSVEREKHIPFDPSEIDYIILSHAHIDHSGLIPYLYLRGFRGRVVTTTATRAIAELLLLDSAKIMKEEYEKSNIPPLFDERDVVEVMSHFDAYPYNKPVRLQDVKLSFLDAGHILGSAVTLLRINGLQICYTGDIGSGTSPLMNPPTPPKEADVLIMESTYGNRRHEDRAKAVETMKAVISDTIKAGGKVLIPVFAVGRAQEVLYVLRNLRDKIRVKVYLDTPLGSRVTDIYKSYSNMLRKEFYELFLRGKNPIEFEGLEYVTTYNRSRELAKSNEPCIILSASGMLEGGRVLNHLPYILQDENSTVLFVGYQAEGTLGRQIVDGNKLVYVNGDEVDVRCNVVNVSAFSAHADEDGLVGFVEGMDYYPRRIYIVHGEEEAARNLLARLPKVRKSIPERGEEADLGWGGRAGMDGEREGRAIIDFKPGFVDFMGLSIHPEPLLLVREGEMLILRRYGEVVGELMSAGEELAVEIRAAVKSAEVEKISVEAGDIARLREFMEAGILSKKLSKEIVCTLLKEGRDEVIRMLNLKRDKDRFPVKDPEVVNDFVEYMVNLLKTRKEVEIVAAFEELIPKISGMCY
- a CDS encoding RAMP superfamily CRISPR-associated protein, with amino-acid sequence MNKYLVFDIKATTTLPAVTGEIKMDRKADIKLARITGDGRVAIPIYGALRGYLERILRENGENVCDTGMKDAKPCGRCVLCDLFGSLGKKGRAIIDDLVSERSYKEIVHPSVHLRISREDGVVSNTLKIEEIEEGAVFTGKIRVVDPKPRDKELIVAGLKAIEEFGIGGWVTRGRGRVKVDFSIQEREWTDFLKQARNILEKL